In Pontibacillus yanchengensis, the following proteins share a genomic window:
- a CDS encoding thermonuclease family protein encodes MKWKSLLLSAMLVLSFALPANAASFGSEPGVPTDKTWSVQFNTTIDEDSLDEVYVTKEGSSAQLQQSISLSSEDTVSIEAPDEGYQPSQSYTLHIGGITSSAGVSMTEETTYDFTIQEENKKSATVTRVVDGDTIEVNVDGETEDVRMLLVDTPETKHPSKPVQPFGPEASEFAKEKLSGKEITLEFDGPKRDKYDRLLAYVWVDDKNFNKMLLEEGLARYAYVYDPPYTYSQEFMKAQNRAKDAEKGIWSIDGYVTEDGFNSDATEEETGTGDDNTNDGYTGPYDPSGDDRNCGDFDTQEEAQSFFEAAGGPDSDPHRLDGDGNGVACESLP; translated from the coding sequence ATGAAATGGAAGTCATTATTGCTATCAGCAATGTTGGTTCTATCGTTTGCTCTACCAGCTAATGCTGCAAGCTTTGGCAGTGAACCAGGAGTACCAACGGATAAAACCTGGTCAGTACAATTTAATACAACAATTGATGAAGATTCATTAGATGAGGTTTATGTAACGAAAGAAGGTTCTTCTGCTCAACTTCAACAATCTATAAGTCTATCAAGTGAGGACACAGTTAGTATTGAAGCGCCAGATGAAGGATATCAACCTAGTCAGAGCTACACCCTACATATTGGAGGAATTACTTCATCGGCCGGTGTTTCCATGACCGAAGAAACAACCTATGACTTTACGATACAGGAGGAAAACAAGAAGTCAGCTACCGTCACTCGAGTTGTTGATGGGGACACGATTGAAGTGAACGTAGATGGTGAAACGGAAGATGTACGTATGCTTTTAGTAGATACTCCAGAAACGAAACACCCATCCAAACCAGTACAGCCATTTGGACCTGAAGCAAGTGAATTCGCAAAAGAAAAGCTAAGTGGTAAAGAAATCACCCTAGAATTTGATGGTCCTAAACGCGACAAATATGATCGCTTGCTAGCTTATGTATGGGTAGATGATAAGAACTTCAACAAGATGCTATTAGAAGAAGGATTAGCTCGTTACGCTTATGTTTATGACCCTCCTTATACTTATTCTCAGGAATTCATGAAAGCTCAAAATAGAGCTAAGGATGCTGAAAAAGGGATTTGGAGTATAGATGGTTATGTCACTGAAGATGGGTTTAACTCTGATGCTACTGAAGAGGAAACAGGAACAGGTGATGACAATACGAATGATGGTTACACTGGTCCGTATGATCCATCTGGAGATGATCGTAATTGTGGAGATTTCGATACGCAAGAAGAAGCACAATCCTTTTTCGAAGCAGCTGGAGGTCCTGATTCCGATCCACACCGTTTAGATGGAGATGGTAATGGGGTTGCTTGTGAGAGTTTGCCATAA
- a CDS encoding DNA/RNA non-specific endonuclease, which yields MKKKMSYLILLLTTIFMVGCTEVEDTSITDKETNSQEAATANTDKNSEKEEATTSSVDESTVEETPTETNNDLFSGYKRIEVDGGDLSGDRETNVVVDIGYGDREYWAFTNEHGQLVRVVADEIILQDDGKEPVLSSGRYYSDEAKVPGVESDVLDEGHVIADSLGGVSNAYNITPQESTLNRHGDQAYMEDAIRKAGGATNFEAIITYPNTETQIPSSYQYTYTLKGNEIVDTFDNVNPDEVNESLGLTDSEPSDSTGSNSNGDISSVDTNGNGQVTIKEAKAAGFSMPIMSDHWLYPYMRDNDGDGMVGE from the coding sequence ATGAAAAAGAAAATGAGCTATTTAATTTTACTTTTAACGACCATCTTTATGGTTGGTTGTACTGAGGTAGAAGATACATCCATTACAGATAAAGAAACAAATTCACAAGAAGCAGCCACAGCTAATACAGATAAAAATAGCGAAAAAGAAGAAGCTACTACCTCGAGTGTTGATGAATCAACTGTAGAGGAAACGCCAACCGAAACAAATAATGACCTGTTCTCAGGATATAAACGTATTGAAGTTGATGGTGGTGATTTGTCTGGAGATCGTGAAACGAATGTCGTTGTTGACATTGGTTACGGGGACCGTGAATATTGGGCATTTACGAATGAACATGGGCAACTAGTACGTGTCGTTGCAGATGAAATCATTTTACAAGATGACGGTAAGGAACCTGTATTATCGTCTGGAAGATACTACTCTGATGAGGCGAAAGTTCCTGGTGTCGAAAGTGACGTTTTAGATGAAGGGCATGTTATTGCTGATTCTCTCGGAGGGGTATCGAATGCTTATAATATAACACCACAAGAAAGCACGCTCAATCGTCACGGTGATCAAGCCTATATGGAAGATGCGATCCGCAAGGCAGGTGGCGCTACGAACTTTGAAGCAATTATTACATATCCGAATACGGAAACGCAGATTCCTTCAAGTTATCAGTACACCTATACGTTAAAGGGTAACGAAATCGTTGATACATTTGACAATGTGAATCCTGATGAAGTAAACGAATCACTTGGTTTAACAGACAGTGAGCCTTCCGATTCGACGGGTTCAAATTCAAACGGTGATATTTCTAGCGTTGATACGAACGGTAACGGACAAGTGACAATCAAAGAAGCAAAAGCAGCTGGTTTTAGTATGCCAATAATGAGTGATCATTGGCTATACCCCTATATGCGAGATAATGATGGTGATGGGATGGTTGGAGAGTAA
- a CDS encoding DUF4179 domain-containing protein, with translation MNEKLYKEKYEKIEVPQKDVHNAIKLGVQNASHKKKIGMNRWMVPAVAAVMMLVVSFSVPSLSSAFTNLPFLGQVYSEFNDMVGRDLASEQLITKLDETASDQGVHVQVTSAYFDGTAIGVTFEVTGKVNETKENDQLSSFYEIFHGDDGISDSKEVVQLKKTDQGYVGQIQTYYPKEDIGNRATLPIRFNRIGSQEGDWYFEVPINHLPTQTTHVNQMVESINGDIQVQFDKVVTGEASTSIDYSATFPASEKNNQVRLQIITDKGNKIFITKDGIELEKKLVNDQWVIKGRSIIPENIRKNTEYIKVITSVAIEGEDPNNPLILEPVKINIE, from the coding sequence ATGAACGAAAAGTTATACAAAGAAAAGTATGAAAAAATAGAAGTACCTCAAAAGGATGTTCATAATGCAATTAAGTTAGGTGTACAAAATGCTAGTCATAAAAAAAAGATCGGTATGAATCGTTGGATGGTACCGGCAGTTGCTGCTGTAATGATGTTAGTGGTAAGCTTTTCGGTTCCTTCACTATCATCAGCCTTTACGAACCTACCTTTTTTAGGGCAAGTTTATTCAGAGTTTAATGACATGGTTGGGAGAGACTTAGCTTCAGAACAATTGATCACAAAACTGGATGAAACAGCAAGTGACCAAGGTGTTCATGTTCAAGTAACTAGTGCCTATTTTGATGGGACAGCTATTGGAGTTACATTCGAAGTTACTGGTAAAGTTAACGAAACAAAGGAAAATGATCAACTTAGTAGCTTCTATGAAATTTTCCATGGAGATGATGGAATATCAGACAGCAAGGAGGTTGTACAGTTAAAGAAAACGGACCAAGGATACGTGGGACAAATTCAAACGTATTATCCGAAAGAGGACATAGGAAATCGAGCAACGCTTCCAATAAGGTTTAATCGAATTGGTAGTCAAGAAGGGGACTGGTATTTTGAGGTTCCGATAAATCATCTCCCGACGCAAACTACCCATGTTAATCAGATGGTTGAGAGCATTAATGGAGATATTCAGGTACAATTCGATAAAGTTGTAACAGGAGAGGCTTCAACGTCTATTGATTACAGTGCCACTTTTCCAGCCTCAGAGAAGAATAATCAGGTCCGATTACAAATAATTACTGACAAAGGTAACAAAATCTTTATAACAAAGGATGGAATTGAGTTAGAGAAAAAACTAGTTAATGACCAGTGGGTTATTAAGGGCAGAAGTATTATTCCAGAGAACATTAGAAAAAACACAGAATATATCAAAGTAATCACTTCAGTTGCCATTGAAGGCGAAGATCCAAACAATCCACTAATCTTAGAACCAGTGAAAATTAACATTGAATAA
- a CDS encoding sigma-70 family RNA polymerase sigma factor: MKQANLIKKAKKGYEEAFEELLMLHSEQMYRTAFLYTGNREDALDVVQETSFKAYRNLKKLRNDKYFTTWLIRILINTAYEVNRKQKKSVATEDIGEIFSMNDPDVKYMDLVEAIKHLSKNYRDAITLFYFHDLPIKDVAQTMEIPENTVKTYLQRGKKELKEKIEGKDYHERKVIQRKV, encoded by the coding sequence ATGAAACAAGCAAACTTGATAAAAAAAGCTAAAAAAGGTTACGAAGAAGCTTTTGAAGAGCTACTAATGCTTCATAGCGAACAGATGTATAGGACAGCATTTTTATATACAGGTAATCGTGAAGATGCATTGGATGTTGTACAAGAGACTTCATTTAAGGCCTATCGTAATCTTAAGAAGCTAAGAAATGATAAGTATTTTACCACGTGGCTTATTCGAATATTAATTAACACAGCCTATGAAGTGAATAGAAAGCAAAAAAAGAGTGTGGCGACCGAAGACATAGGTGAAATCTTTTCTATGAATGATCCAGACGTGAAGTATATGGATCTGGTTGAGGCGATTAAACACTTAAGTAAAAACTATCGCGATGCCATAACCCTATTCTACTTTCACGATCTTCCGATTAAAGATGTAGCACAGACCATGGAGATACCTGAAAATACAGTGAAAACTTATCTACAAAGAGGGAAGAAGGAGCTTAAAGAAAAGATAGAAGGGAAGGATTATCATGAACGAAAAGTTATACAAAGAAAAGTATGA
- a CDS encoding YdcF family protein → MTYPFDCITDFIFVETDISPADVILVPGADHPQLIEKAVTLYKQSLAPYILPSGGYKPQHTLENARFSLEVLKQKDIAFNKVILVCKAGNSRRALLCYQSEFPKEVEFLTGSISD, encoded by the coding sequence ATGACTTATCCGTTTGATTGTATTACTGATTTCATTTTCGTAGAAACTGATATTTCTCCAGCAGATGTGATTTTAGTTCCGGGTGCTGATCATCCACAACTAATAGAAAAGGCAGTTACTTTATATAAACAAAGTTTAGCCCCATATATACTCCCGTCTGGTGGATATAAACCACAGCACACTTTGGAAAATGCTCGTTTTTCTTTGGAAGTTTTAAAACAAAAGGATATAGCCTTTAATAAAGTTATTTTAGTATGTAAAGCAGGTAATTCTCGGCGTGCATTGCTATGCTATCAAAGCGAATTTCCAAAAGAAGTAGAGTTTCTTACTGGTAGTATTAGTGACTAA
- a CDS encoding ATP-dependent nuclease, which produces MKITEIKINNFRSIDEAAIRFTEDLMCTVGRNDVGKSNLIKAIETFFSKRSFELSDFPFDSQEGVETEICIHFEDHFNLPEEFKLENKAIFKITYKNISSKITKYIECLKEFIPPEEEELNGYNNIKNIGKSLDVEFPKTKPSDPEEVKKLETRVRNVIEELKGTNVWIDITKKWSEVEEYFPEVITVPAAQDPENEQKMTSDSSAFGSLFRVGIRKLLQQDEEGVQAITFLEEKMKNVNESILNIVEEKLLSQGNTFNLSQQASPLDISKSFSFEMNIEDEHGVKTPLSQRGNGLQRSVLMAIIRAQSDINKKISNPTETQEHLGNTDKYLYLIEEPEAFLHLSAQRDLYYSIKELISDGSQALITTHSTLFMDEGDLDQVVLLLREEGKTSTTQALDIEDVKEDLGEVVQVSQLMTGKVCCLVEGIADVNALKVWFSKLGYNHKELGIYFVDMKGCQNAEYYANVKVIKDFNVNFLILLDTDFHSSERVNTLKSSLINEFNVNENHIFILEKGEIENYFSIDKVEKVLNLNQNSIDEEEYRYDPKLAINNAKNISEEGARKYKEKRDSTKIAKSMEKEEIDHEIVQFINQLVKASGGEVIEG; this is translated from the coding sequence TTGAAAATTACAGAAATTAAGATTAACAATTTTCGTAGTATTGATGAAGCTGCGATAAGGTTTACAGAAGATTTGATGTGTACGGTAGGAAGAAATGATGTAGGAAAGTCTAATTTAATAAAGGCGATTGAAACGTTTTTTTCAAAAAGAAGTTTTGAGTTAAGTGATTTTCCTTTTGATTCCCAAGAAGGAGTTGAAACTGAAATTTGCATACATTTTGAAGATCATTTTAATTTACCTGAAGAATTTAAATTAGAAAACAAAGCTATATTTAAAATTACATATAAAAATATTTCATCTAAAATAACAAAATATATTGAATGTCTAAAAGAATTTATACCTCCGGAGGAAGAAGAACTAAATGGGTATAATAATATTAAAAATATTGGAAAAAGCTTAGATGTTGAGTTTCCAAAAACCAAGCCTTCTGATCCAGAAGAGGTAAAAAAACTTGAAACCAGAGTAAGAAATGTAATTGAAGAATTAAAAGGAACAAATGTATGGATTGATATAACAAAAAAATGGTCTGAAGTTGAAGAGTATTTTCCGGAGGTGATCACTGTGCCTGCAGCTCAAGATCCTGAAAATGAACAAAAAATGACCTCTGACTCTTCGGCGTTTGGTAGTTTGTTTAGAGTTGGAATAAGAAAATTACTACAACAAGATGAGGAGGGAGTTCAGGCTATAACTTTTCTTGAAGAAAAAATGAAGAATGTTAACGAAAGCATTCTAAATATTGTAGAGGAAAAACTATTATCTCAAGGAAACACCTTCAATCTTTCTCAACAAGCTAGTCCACTTGATATATCTAAAAGTTTTAGCTTCGAAATGAATATAGAAGATGAGCATGGTGTGAAAACACCACTGTCCCAAAGAGGAAATGGTCTTCAAAGGTCTGTATTGATGGCTATAATACGTGCTCAAAGTGATATAAATAAGAAGATAAGTAACCCTACAGAAACCCAGGAACATTTAGGAAATACCGATAAATATTTATATTTAATAGAAGAGCCAGAAGCATTTTTGCATCTATCAGCACAAAGAGACCTCTACTATTCAATTAAAGAGCTTATTTCAGATGGAAGTCAAGCACTAATAACTACTCACTCTACATTATTTATGGATGAAGGTGACTTAGATCAGGTAGTTTTATTATTAAGAGAAGAAGGAAAGACTTCTACTACTCAAGCATTAGATATAGAAGATGTAAAAGAAGATTTAGGTGAAGTAGTACAAGTTAGTCAACTAATGACAGGAAAAGTTTGTTGTTTGGTTGAAGGTATAGCTGACGTTAATGCGCTAAAAGTTTGGTTTAGCAAACTTGGTTATAATCATAAAGAGTTAGGGATTTACTTTGTCGATATGAAGGGTTGTCAAAACGCAGAATACTATGCAAACGTTAAAGTTATAAAAGATTTTAATGTTAATTTTTTAATATTACTCGATACAGATTTCCATAGTTCTGAAAGAGTTAATACTCTAAAAAGTTCTCTTATAAATGAGTTTAATGTAAATGAAAATCATATATTTATCTTGGAAAAAGGTGAGATAGAGAATTACTTTTCTATTGATAAAGTAGAGAAAGTATTGAATTTAAACCAAAATAGCATAGATGAAGAAGAGTATAGATATGACCCTAAACTTGCTATAAATAATGCGAAAAATATTTCTGAAGAAGGTGCAAGAAAATATAAAGAAAAAAGGGATTCTACAAAAATAGCTAAATCAATGGAAAAAGAAGAAATAGATCATGAAATTGTACAATTCATTAATCAATTAGTAAAGGCATCAGGAGGAGAAGTGATCGAAGGATAG
- a CDS encoding recombinase family protein, with the protein MRCAVYIRVSTDKEEQKASLKYQKDLFYRYIEEQGWDIYEIYVDVQTGTTAKRKNLQKMIEDAQDKKFDMILAKELSRLARNGELSYKIKNLCENQGIHIITLDNAINTLEGNTNMFGLYAWLYEQESQNTSNRVKETLRTRAKKGLFQGSIPPYGYNVQDGKLQVRDDITPDIVKRIFDEYLSGSGRESIARRLYNEDIPTPADVAGKKNAGDKWNDSTIKLILTNPHYVGDLVQGRSTTVSVTSKKRKTIEKEQHIVHKDTHEPIISREVFNAVQRQLKRRSKMIPAPKKHLFTNILFCADCGKGMWYRSNRKGYICGSYARYGNKACTSHTVKEDLLKNTILTDIKTLVEDINKEEYVKQLELKSKQSKKDIQKQIDKVNKQIDLLKRRKSKYLKLLADEKIAHDDYLENVEANNTEINELVQKKSELLISLESEQVVDNINHLKQELLSFLNFDELTPEMLHRLVHRIEVKENGIPKIQYAFSIPQ; encoded by the coding sequence ATGAGATGTGCTGTGTACATTCGAGTTTCAACTGATAAAGAAGAACAAAAAGCATCATTAAAGTACCAGAAAGATTTGTTCTATAGATACATTGAAGAGCAAGGTTGGGACATATACGAAATTTATGTAGATGTCCAAACAGGAACGACTGCAAAAAGGAAAAACCTCCAAAAAATGATTGAAGATGCACAAGATAAAAAGTTTGATATGATTTTGGCTAAAGAACTTTCTCGTTTAGCACGAAATGGAGAACTTTCTTATAAAATCAAAAATCTTTGTGAAAACCAGGGTATTCATATCATCACATTGGACAACGCAATCAATACGTTAGAGGGTAACACAAACATGTTTGGTCTCTATGCTTGGCTATACGAACAAGAGTCCCAAAATACAAGCAATCGGGTTAAAGAAACTTTACGTACAAGAGCTAAAAAAGGACTTTTCCAAGGATCTATTCCACCATATGGATATAATGTTCAAGATGGAAAACTCCAAGTAAGGGATGATATTACACCTGATATAGTTAAAAGGATATTCGATGAATACCTAAGTGGAAGTGGCAGGGAAAGTATAGCTAGAAGGCTTTACAATGAAGACATCCCCACTCCAGCAGACGTTGCAGGAAAGAAAAATGCTGGTGATAAGTGGAATGATTCAACAATCAAACTTATACTAACCAATCCTCATTATGTTGGTGACTTGGTTCAGGGTAGATCCACAACAGTAAGTGTCACGAGTAAAAAGCGCAAGACGATTGAAAAGGAGCAGCATATTGTTCACAAAGATACACACGAACCTATTATTTCAAGAGAAGTTTTTAATGCTGTACAACGACAACTAAAACGAAGATCTAAAATGATTCCTGCTCCCAAGAAACACCTGTTCACGAATATTCTTTTCTGTGCTGATTGTGGTAAAGGAATGTGGTATCGAAGTAATCGTAAAGGCTATATATGCGGGAGTTATGCACGATACGGGAATAAAGCATGCACTAGCCATACTGTAAAAGAGGATTTGCTAAAAAACACGATTTTAACAGATATTAAAACGTTAGTTGAAGATATTAATAAGGAAGAATACGTCAAACAACTTGAGCTAAAGTCAAAGCAATCTAAAAAAGATATTCAAAAACAAATCGACAAAGTAAATAAGCAAATTGATTTGTTAAAAAGAAGAAAGAGCAAGTATCTTAAGCTTTTGGCTGATGAGAAGATTGCTCATGATGATTACCTTGAAAATGTTGAAGCTAACAACACTGAGATCAATGAATTAGTTCAAAAGAAGAGCGAACTACTTATATCGTTGGAAAGTGAGCAAGTGGTTGATAACATTAATCATCTTAAACAAGAACTGCTTAGCTTCCTTAATTTCGATGAATTGACCCCTGAGATGTTACATCGCTTAGTTCATCGAATTGAAGTAAAAGAGAATGGCATCCCTAAAATTCAATACGCCTTCTCTATCCCTCAATAA
- the rlmD gene encoding 23S rRNA (uracil(1939)-C(5))-methyltransferase RlmD, with product MSKPQPPVQKNQTIEVTFEDLTHEGNGVGKVDGYPLFVPYALPGETGQVKVIKVKKNFGFGKLLDVEEESQERVEPPCNVYVQCGGCQLQHMSYSLQLDMKQKQVKDAMHKIGHLSDVPVHPVIGMDDPWRYRNKIQIPVGEKDDGGLKAGFYRKRSHEIIDMDTCIIQDEHNDRMVEAVRRIAEQYGIEAYKEEHHSGVLRHIMVRTGQHTGDIMVVLVTKTKKLPHQDAIVNEIRETFPNVKSIVHNVNSKKTNVILGEQTNVIWGDKYIVDQIGDIKFNISPKSFYQVNPTQTKRLYDQALEYADLKGHETVVDAYCGIGTISLFLAQKAKRVLGVEVVAPAVDDAKKNAKLNDIENAEFYVGEAESLLPWWQAQGLQPDVIVVDPPRKGCDESLLKAMIEMKPEKIVYVSCNPSTLARDLRILEDGGFETQEVQPVDMFPQTGHIECVSQIVLKEEAGSQ from the coding sequence ATGTCGAAACCACAACCACCTGTACAAAAAAATCAAACGATTGAAGTTACTTTTGAAGACCTGACTCATGAAGGAAATGGTGTAGGGAAAGTAGATGGCTATCCATTATTTGTTCCATACGCCCTTCCAGGTGAAACAGGCCAAGTAAAAGTGATCAAAGTAAAGAAGAACTTCGGATTTGGAAAGCTTTTAGATGTCGAAGAAGAAAGCCAGGAACGCGTTGAACCACCGTGTAATGTGTATGTTCAATGCGGAGGCTGTCAGCTCCAGCATATGAGTTATTCCTTACAGCTTGATATGAAGCAAAAGCAAGTCAAAGACGCCATGCACAAAATCGGTCATCTGAGTGACGTTCCCGTACACCCTGTCATCGGAATGGACGACCCTTGGCGCTATCGTAATAAAATCCAAATTCCAGTTGGAGAAAAAGACGATGGTGGCTTGAAAGCTGGCTTTTACCGCAAGCGAAGCCACGAAATCATCGATATGGATACGTGCATCATCCAAGACGAACACAACGACCGTATGGTGGAAGCCGTTCGCCGTATCGCCGAGCAATACGGTATCGAAGCCTACAAGGAAGAGCACCACAGCGGCGTGTTGCGCCATATCATGGTGCGCACAGGTCAACACACTGGCGATATCATGGTCGTATTGGTGACAAAAACGAAAAAGCTTCCACACCAAGATGCGATCGTAAACGAAATTCGCGAGACGTTCCCAAATGTGAAGTCGATTGTGCATAACGTAAACAGCAAGAAAACAAACGTCATCCTAGGCGAGCAAACGAACGTCATCTGGGGAGACAAATACATCGTCGATCAAATCGGCGACATCAAATTCAACATCTCGCCAAAGTCCTTTTATCAAGTAAACCCAACCCAAACAAAGCGCCTATATGACCAAGCACTAGAGTACGCAGACCTAAAAGGACACGAAACTGTCGTAGACGCCTATTGCGGTATCGGCACGATCAGCCTATTCCTAGCCCAAAAAGCCAAAAGAGTCCTAGGTGTAGAAGTCGTCGCCCCAGCCGTAGACGACGCCAAGAAAAACGCCAAACTAAACGATATCGAAAACGCCGAATTCTACGTTGGCGAAGCCGAATCATTACTCCCATGGTGGCAAGCCCAAGGCCTCCAACCAGACGTCATCGTCGTCGATCCACCACGCAAAGGCTGCGATGAATCGTTATTGAAGGCAATGATTGAAATGAAGCCGGAGAAGATTGTGTATGTATCTTGCAATCCATCTACTTTAGCGCGAGATCTTCGCATTCTTGAGGATGGTGGATTTGAGACGCAGGAGGTTCAGCCAGTTGATATGTTTCCGCAGACGGGGCACATTGAATGTGTGTCGCAGATAGTTTTAAAAGAAGAAGCAGGCTCCCAATAA
- a CDS encoding diacylglycerol kinase, with amino-acid sequence MKRARIIYNPTSGREAVRRELPEILQRFEQAGYETSTHATVGEGDATKAARLAVERSFDLVVAAGGDGTINEVVHGIAEHEFRPKVGIIPVGTTNDFARAICVPRNVKGAVDVILDGYSKEIDIGRVNDHHFINIAGGGKLTELTYEVPSKLKTMIGQLAYYLKGVEMLPSIRPTYVQIEYDGKWFEGEVMVFLVSNTNSIGGLEKLAPDALMDDGMFDLLIIKKVNIGELIRLASLAMKGNHINDPNVIYTTANRIKVHTDEKMQLNIDGEFGGLLPGEFVNLYRHLEFYVPRGRWENEDSQC; translated from the coding sequence ATGAAGCGTGCCAGGATCATATACAATCCAACCTCAGGAAGAGAAGCCGTGAGACGAGAACTCCCTGAAATCTTGCAGCGTTTCGAGCAAGCAGGCTATGAAACTTCCACCCACGCGACGGTAGGCGAAGGAGACGCAACCAAAGCCGCGAGATTAGCGGTAGAGCGTTCCTTTGACCTTGTTGTTGCTGCAGGTGGGGATGGAACAATAAATGAAGTAGTACACGGAATAGCAGAACACGAATTTCGTCCCAAGGTAGGCATTATCCCGGTTGGTACAACCAATGACTTTGCAAGAGCGATTTGTGTGCCACGTAACGTGAAGGGTGCCGTGGATGTTATTTTAGATGGCTACTCCAAAGAAATTGATATTGGACGAGTCAACGATCACCACTTCATCAACATCGCAGGTGGCGGGAAATTAACCGAGCTTACCTATGAAGTGCCAAGTAAGCTAAAAACCATGATTGGGCAACTAGCATACTACTTAAAAGGTGTGGAAATGCTGCCGTCGATTCGACCAACCTATGTTCAAATCGAATACGATGGGAAATGGTTCGAAGGCGAAGTCATGGTGTTTCTCGTATCGAATACCAACTCGATCGGTGGCTTGGAAAAACTAGCGCCAGATGCGTTGATGGATGACGGCATGTTCGATTTGCTTATTATTAAAAAGGTGAACATTGGCGAATTAATACGACTAGCCAGCCTAGCGATGAAAGGCAATCACATCAATGATCCGAACGTCATCTACACGACAGCGAATCGTATTAAAGTACACACAGACGAGAAAATGCAGTTAAATATTGACGGGGAATTTGGCGGATTATTACCCGGGGAATTTGTCAATTTATATCGCCACCTCGAATTTTATGTCCCTAGAGGTCGATGGGAGAATGAAGACAGCCAGTGTTAA